In the Macadamia integrifolia cultivar HAES 741 unplaced genomic scaffold, SCU_Mint_v3 scaffold100, whole genome shotgun sequence genome, actgactgATGGATATAGATCTTTTATTAGATATTCGTCAATAGATGCAGCTGGTACGAGAGAAGCTCGATGAGATGCAAAAACTTTACACGGATTTCAAATCCACAacacactctaccttcaactatgtgatctcagccaTTGAACAACAGGTAgacgaaccagaagatgaatcacTAGAGGTAGAAGACGAGATAGCGTCATTTGAAGTTGAAGATCCACTTGTGGAAGATTTTAAATCAGCTGATCTCTTCAGTGaaccgatcgattttattttcccgAGTCACTACTTCATCAATGAACTTCGTGTCGTGGATTTCATATCATTCGATcttggttttgatggtgacttcataTAGGCAAGGATGAATGCTAATCGATTTATGTTGATTCTTccattctacaaaactcgtggacgagtttttcccAATATCAAGGGAATTGATACAGTTACACACCCGTGGAGCGACCCATATCCATCTGGGTATTCAACTAGAGAT is a window encoding:
- the LOC122062308 gene encoding protein PELOTA 2-like, with protein sequence MKFVRKNLVPNGPGSVKMIPEEPDDLWLSYNLITEGDTVMAVTMQLVREKLDEMQKLYTDFKSTTHSTFNYVISAIEQQVDEPEDESLEVEDEIASFEVEDPLVEDFKSADLFSEPIDFIFPSHYFINELRVVDFISFDLGFDGDFI